CACTCCATGATCGCCGCCTTCGTGACCTTCACCCTCGTGATCACCGCCTCTGCGACCTCTAGCTCCGCGATCGCCGCCTCCGCGACCTCCAGCCCCGCGATCGCCGCCTCTGCTACCTCCACCCACGCGATCGCCTCTGCTACCTCCACCCTCACGATCGCCGCCTCCACGACCTCCTGCCCCGCGATCGCCTCCTCCGCTACCTCCACCCACGCAATCGCCTCCGCTACCTCCAACCTCGCAATCTCCGCCTCCGCGACCTCCAGCTTCGCGATCGCTGCCTCCGCTACCTCTACCCTTGTGATCGCCGCCTCTGTCGACTTGTGTTGCTACATACCACATTAATTTAATATAGCAATATTTGATTGGATATGTGtttgagaaaattattaaacCTTTTGACACACATCAAATTTGTAGGTTAAGGCGGATTCAAACTTTTGAGTTTATTAATTACTTTTGAATTCTAGAAATTAAAAGGTAGCTTATTTCAACAcaacttataaaaaaaatattcttagtTTCCGATCAAATGTGTCAtgacatttttatgataataacaACTTATTATTATGAGTAAAAGGAAAATTTTAACGTTAAAAGCCttcaaatatagaaaaataacaATATTCCTTTTAGGACTGAATAAAAGTGAAAAGTATCAAGTAAATTAATGAAGTATATTATATTTCTTGTCATTGCATGCATGAACTATATAGATTAATTAAGTAAGACAATAAATTCATatgtttaagaaaattaaaatagcaATTGAACACTTTATATTACCCTTAGTCTCATCAACAGCTAGAGCTGAAACAAGAAGAAGTGAAGCACATAAAAGTGCTAGCAGAATAATTAGGTTATTATTAGACTtcatatttttccaaaaaagagatttttgtgtaacacccctcaaaatttttccctatgattcggacctttcttgtattgggtagggtcgaactcgagtattgtgaagtatatgcatgagttaagatgagtctccgagaaattgaagagtgttggaggtgatgtggggtcacagaggacccctaggaccaagctaagtccaaaaggattcGTTATGGCTaaattttaggatgagttcgtataaggggtcgacttctaacgaccctatcttttgaaagacgacaatctgggtggcccacaacctattaaattaaaggtcgtcgagtcttctttccaacgccaccaagaagataatttttggagtttggagtcgaaagatataacgatcctaagacgaactagcacggcagggatttcaggcctgggttgcaattgctggaaaactaggcttggcgcga
This Solanum dulcamara chromosome 8, daSolDulc1.2, whole genome shotgun sequence DNA region includes the following protein-coding sequences:
- the LOC129899815 gene encoding uncharacterized protein LOC129899815, translating into MWYVATQVDRGGDHKGRGSGGSDREAGGRGGGDCEVGGSGGDCVGGGSGGGDRGAGGRGGGDREGGGSRGDRVGGGSRGGDRGAGGRGGGDRGARGRRGGDHEGEGHEGGDHGVRVNRP